From Anopheles funestus chromosome 3RL, idAnoFuneDA-416_04, whole genome shotgun sequence, a single genomic window includes:
- the LOC125768494 gene encoding unconventional myosin-XVIIIa isoform X3 has translation MFNFMKKGVAGVGGGGGGGSGNSSTGNGSGGGSTVSSGGLSVIGALSGMDDRDDKDRRKKEKKLRKEGKQLLLGVGSISGGHSSSMSAEELLRLDEVRRSLKIRGRRKEKEKLPSGITADYSASFFAQLDVDHRELDRGTEEVLAVANTTTYIDRNGEMVERVSFSSTTTTLQPTSPSYGAGSDGSQPHTPGGTKTNLPPIPPRPPKRGILKGSRSSLTGSSGGMIDMGTVSSPSSAAMLQLLASPSPSADSLTDTTTTTTNSSFATPPFSLSPVGESQGYEGRIGRVHPFDERVTANGSVTLALPPIHLQPLPAPRELVIQRQRGPRNDFGFSLRKAFVLDRPTVGGMSLSRPGPPQMRAIIFAEPSSTGAVRTGLLPGDRLLRVNGQPVEELSRETIIEMIRNSGDSVLVQVQPIAELIELSRRCVSVTPNSAPVDDCNTLKRSASRRFQKIQTTASNSATDLGGRNDLEPSTVGGRVWLIHRGGFTAAFKQQLSPSTVAMPSHHQAGKVWIRLEATGEELLIDEDDLEVANPNSLDLVEDVCQLPHLNESSVLHVLRQRFANNLIHTRAGPVLLIVNPMAPLALYSEKVASMFRGCKAEDDMPPHIFAQAQTAYRAMLETRRDQSLIFLGRSGAGKTTSFKHALYYLTLASRQELQPSVRALTVEKVSAIGTIMDAFGNERTALNGNATKFTQIFALDFDHGGQIVSGSVQIMPIDRMRPAGGTNRGRSGVPRWSFLAGVDGGALRKELLLEPAAGESSPGNNATVEQESIDYQRLCQAFRVLNIDQAAVRGIWYVLAAIHHLSQSGAVIVAGRVQFVNPRSAQKAAMLLGIPVEDLLSYVFPENGSGGTTKMTLSTATVVECLTAFIEALYTELFYTIVGLINKSIAAVTPHQTIGSVLLVDVPGFQNPASVGGGTTASTLADLRFNYLHERLQLLFHNAMLVQPRARYAQEMVTVEDSLALMATDAGTGGGGGGGHSSPAAMVALLDKVPQSHEPRKGLLWMLDEEQLLNPQMSKSDGTGGDDFDDDGVAGGSGSDERDGRFLERLFASYGDRESRETLLLRASVPTGACDVVLQHLLGTNPVLYSVTSWLKEAAAQAHYMPQRALNCLRDSVKPEINGLFVGTLGGAMDSLAFGGGGSSQQLQQQSLRRMSSIRRTYTGTGFPKRNSVIVQVKYTVDCLIDTLRRTGMHFVYCYLPQHNGGTAMATGGCVSLEQQHQSATEISGTRQREDDLINIPLVRSQLRGSQMLDFARLYRLGFPISLPLGEFVIRFGLLAEGGTSTSTGTNVNGEAAMVDSILNNCEVDSSVYRIGTSQVFFRSGVLGALEAKRDDLLSDRVIQLQAHCRGYLARRRLARRRLQELAVKCIQRNVRAFLKVRDWPWWRLLVRVTPLLAVHRTEEQLKVATVELQQVRAKLEKIEAERNELKATNHKLEARLSDITSELTEEHSSSNLITERLATETSERLRLEKEVKDYESKYRNLQESSEKMEMELLCAKSELNCDFDDCSTIGEYDGDGTDRDGLPLGGADGEVAKSYRLRYERVARELEFTKKRLQTQHEHDLEQLVGLKKQLEKKLSDAYEEVEEQRQVVAQWKRKAQKMTNEMNDLRMLYEEQNSRNNLLEKRQRKFDAECQTLQDSARQEKQAKERLTREKDVLMAEKCKLEQTVSDIRLELELKDEKNAALQHELDEMAFGGGTEEEIAQLKRQKMELDRRCKEQDDELDEMAGQIQLLEQAKLRLEMSLETSRKESRKEAQQRDDEMEEIRGASYKKIKSLECQLEQEHEERTQLLRDKHELERKLASLEDQDRAERAAEEAMVQRLKRDARKYRALLRDAQSQLDRAKGDSASKALVRQLRNQLEDAESARVGALKARQVLEGELQDAQMLLEETQRARNEAEDKATMAQRDRTELQAQIDENEEEMAELMKKYSATVKQLSSEQSLIAEYELRVSELEGEKKSLKEQVVELATRLESVETIGEPSNSMAFKRLELRTKELDSRLEFEQATRARIEIQLNRHKDSLEKLQGELMQARNRESQAQDALKKAQKTIRELRDELSTLANRDQEGLLKRKELEKRIETAESETASARADLRLALQRIADLQQAMEEEGDSYQSDSDTSDSSSSMDSFHESTVTRKSPSVGSGDHFGTTNGGSSRGSIGSLASSTRDGRKESNNPRITLTMATGSEGSHQPVTTAPPSTTAPATTRLSNGNGEGTLDDSSFA, from the exons ATGTTTAACTTTATGAAGAAAGGCGTTGCTGGAGTGggtggaggaggaggtggCGGCAGtggcaacagcagcacggGAAACGGAAGCGGAGGAGGTAGTACAGTGTCTTCCGGTGGGCTATCCGTTATTGGCGCCCTGTCCGGAATGGACGATCGCGATGATAAGGATCGCcggaagaaggagaaaaagctACGGAAGGAGGGCAAACAGTTACTGCTAGGTGTGGGCAGTATATCCGGTGGCCATTCCAGTAGTATGAGTGCTGAGGAGCTGTTACGCTTAGATGAG gtTCGTCGATCGCTCAAGATTCGTGGTCGGcggaaagagaaggaaaagttACCGAGTGGCATTACGGCCGACTATAGTGCGTCGTTTTTCGCCCAGCTTGACGTGGACCATCGGGAACTGGATCGTGGTACGGAGGAAGTGCTGGCCGTTGCCAATACCACCACCTACATTGACCGCAACGGTGAAATGGTTGAGCGAGTATCGTTCAGCAGCACTACCACGACACTACAGCCCACCTCACCTTCGTACGGTGCAGGATCGGATGGATCGCAACCGCACACACCCGGTGGTACAAAAACGAACCTACCGCCCATACCGCCAAGGCCACCGAAACGTGGCATTCTGAAAGGGTCACGATCGTCTCTCACCGGTAGCAGTGGAGGAATGATCGACATGGGCACGGTATCGTCCCCATCATCAGCTGCCATGCTGCAGTTACTTGCATCACCTTCACCGAGTGCAGACAGCCTTACGGAcacaacgacgacgaccacCAACTCTTCCTTCGCAACACCTCCGTTTTCGTTAAGTCCGGTCGGTGAGTCACAGGGTTACGAAGGACGAATCGGACGTGTACATCCGTTCGATGAGCGCGTAACGGCGAACGGGAGCGTTACGCTGGCGTTACCTCCAATACATCTACAACCTTTACCAGCACCACGGGAACTCGTCATTCAACGGCAGAGAGGTCCACGGAACGATTTTGGTTTCAGCCTCCGTAAGGCATTTGTGCTTGATCGTCCGACGGTCGGTGGGATGTCTCTTTCCCGACCGGGTCCTCCCCAGATGCGGGCAATCATTTTTGCTGAACCGAGTTCTACCGGTGCCGTGCGAACGGGGCTGTTGCCGGGTGATCGATTGCTGCGCGTAAACGGTCAACCAGTTGAAGAGCTAAGCCGCGAAACGATCATCGAGATGATACGGAACAGTGGTGATTCGGTGTTGGTACAGGTGCAGCCCATTGCGGAGCTTATCGAACTGTCTCGACGCTGTGTTAGTGTGACTCCCAATAGTGCACCGGTGGACGACTGTAATACGCTTAAGCGCAGTGCCAGTCGTCgctttcaaaagattcaaacaACGGCTAGCAACAGCGCAACAGATCTGGGCGGAAGGAACGACCTCGAACCGAGCACCGTCGGTGGCCGGGTATGGTTGATCCATCGGGGTGGTTTTACCGCGGCCTTCAAACAACAGTTGTCACCTTCGACGGTAGCGATGCCTTCCCATCATCAGGCAGGAAAGGTGTGGATCCGGCTCGAGGCTACCGGTGAAGAGTTGCTAATCGACGAGGATGACCTCGAGGTAGCGAACCCTAACTCCCTCGATCTCGTGGAGGACGTCTGTCAGTTGCCACACCTGAACGAATCGTCCGTTCTGCACGTTCTACGGCAACGGTTCGCAAACAATCTCATCCACACGCGTGCCGGTCCGGTGCTACTGATCGTTAATCCGATGGCACCGCTCGCTCTCTACTCGGAAAAGGTGGCGTCGATGTTTCGTGGCTGCAAAGCCGAAGACGATATGCCACCGCACATCTTCGCTCAGGCACAAACGGCATACCGGGCGATGTTGGAGACACGGCGTGATCAAAGTCTTATCTTTCTCGGTCGTTCCGGTGCGGGCAAAACTACCAGCTTCAAGCATGCCCTTTACTATCTAACGCTGGCCAGCCGTCAGGAGCTGCAACCATCCGTGCGGGCACTCACCGTCGAGAAGGTGAGCGCCATCGGTACGATAATGGACGCGTTTGGCAATGAACGAACGGCACTGAACGGGAATGCAACGAAATTTACGCAAATTTTCGCACTCGACTTTGATCACGGTGGACAGATCGTGTCGGGTTCGGTACAGATAATGCCGATCGATCGTATGCGCCCCGCCGGTGGCACTAATCGTGGACGATCAGGTGTACCACGGTGGAGTTTTCTTGCCGGCGTTGATGGTGGAGCGTTACGGAAAGAGTTACTGCTTGAACCGGCGGCTGGTGAATCATCGCCGGGAAATAATGCGACCGTGGAACAGGAATCAATCGATTACCAACGGCTTTGCCAAGCGTTCCGTGTGCTTAACATCGATCAAGCGGCGGTACGAGGCATTTGGTACGTGCTGGCTGCCATTCACCATCTGTCCCAGTCGGGTGCGGTGATAGTGGCGGGACGGGTACAATTCGTTAATCCACGATCAGCACAAAAAGCTGCCATGCTGCTCGGCATACCGGTGGAAGATTTACTGTCGTACGTTTTCCCGGAGAATGGTTCGGGCGGTACAACGAAAATGACGCTCAGCACGGCTACAGTAGTGGAGTGTTTGACCGCCTTTATTGAAGCGCTTTACACCGAGCTGTTCTACACGATTGTGGGACTTATCAATAAATCGATCGCTGCAGTAACGCCGCATCAAACGATCGGTTCGGTATTGCTGGTGGATGTGCCCGGGTTCCAGAATCCGGCCAGCGTTGGTGGAGGTACTACCGCTAGTACGTTGGCCGATTTGCGTTTTAACTATCTGCATGAGCGTTTGCAGTTACTGTTTCACAATGCAATGTTAGTGCAGCCGCGTGCACGATATGCACAGGAAATGGTCACGGTGGAAGATTCACTAGCATTAATGGCCACGGATGCGGGTactggtggcggtggtggtggtggacacAGCAGTCCAGCTGCAATGGTGGCCCTGCTCGATAAAGTTCCCCAGAGCCATGAGCCTCGCAAAGGTTTGCTGTGGATGTTGGACGAAGAGCAACTGCTAAATCCACAAATGTCGAAAAGCGATGGCACCGGGGGGGATGATTTTGACGACGATGGTGTTGCTGGTGGCAGTGGAAGCGACGAGCGTGATGGACGGTTTCTCGAACGTCTCTTTGCATCGTACGGTGATCGCGAGAGTCGTGAAACGTTACTGTTACGTGCCAGCGTACCGACCGGTGCGTGTGACGTGGTGCTGCAACATCTGCTTGGTACCAACCCGGTACTCTACTCGGTCACCAGCTGGTTAAAGGAGGCGGCCGCCCAAGCACACTACATGCCCCAGCGAGCGCTCAACTGTTTGCGTGACAGTGTGAAGCCGGAAATAAACGGCCTGTTTGTGGGAACGCTTGGTGGAGCGATGGATTCGCTCGCGTTCGGCGGCGGTGGCTCATCGCAGCAGTTGCAGCAACAGTCGCTTCGGCGTATGAGCAGCATCCGGCGCACGTACACCGGAACCGGATTTCCCAAGCGCAACAGTGTGATCGTGCAGGTGAAGTATACGGTGGATTGTCTTATCGATACGCTGCGACGCACGGGAATGCACTTCGTGTACTGCTATCTGCCACAGCACAACGGTGGTACGGCCATGGCCACTGGCGGGTGCGTATCGCTGGAGCAGCAACATCAATCAGCGACCGAAATCAGCGGCACCCGACAACGGGAGGACGATTTAATCAACATTCCATTGGTCCGCAGTCAG CTCCGCGGTTCCCAGATGCTCGACTTTGCGCGCCTTTATCGGTTAGGGTTCCCCATCAGTCTGCCCTTGGGAGAGTTTGTGATTCGGTTTGGGTTGCTCGCGGAAGGTGGCACATCCACCAGCACCGGCACGAATGTGAACGGGGAAGCGGCAATGGTTGATAGTATCCTGAACAACTGCGAAGTCGACTCGTCCGTGTACAGAATTGGAACGAGCCAG GTGTTCTTCCGTTCCGGTGTGCTGGGTGCGCTTGAAGCAAAACGCGACGATCTACTCTCCGATCGGGTCATACAGCTGCAGGCCCATTGCCGTGGGTATCTGGCACGGAGGCGGCTCGCCCGACGCCGTCTGCAGGAACTCGCCGTTAAATGCATCCAGCGCAATGTGCGCGCCTTCCTGAAGGTGCGCGACTGGCCCTGGTGGCGGTTGCTTGTGCGCGTGACACCACTGCTCGCCGTCCACCGGACGGAGGAACAGCTGAAGGTGGCGACGGTCGAACTGCAGCAGGTTCGGGCAAAGCTGGAGAAGATCGAAGCGGAGCGTAACGAGCTGAAGGCGACCAACCACAAGCTGGAGGCACGG CTGAGCGACATTACATCCGAGCTGACGGAGGAGCACTCGTCGTCCAATTTGATCACGGAACGGCTTGCTACGGAAACATCGGAACGGTTGCGCCTCGAGAAGGAAGTAAAGGACTATGAGTCCAAGTATCGCAATCTGCAGGAGTCGTCCGAAAAAATGGAGATGGAACTGCTGTGTGCCAAGTCGGAACTAAACTGCGACTTTGACGACTGCAGCACAATCGGCGAGTACGATGGTGATGGTACGGATCGGGACGGACTACCACTCGGTGGTGCTGATGGTGAAGTGGCCAAAAGCTACCGCTTACGGTACGAACGAGTCGCCCGTGAGCTGGAGTTTACGAAGAAACGTTTACAGACGCAACACGAGCACGATCTTGAACAACTCGTCGGTTTGAAGAAGCAGCTTGAAAAGAAACTATCCGATGCGTACGAGGAAGTCGAAGAGCAACGTCAGGTGGTTGCGCAATGGAAACGAAAGGCACAGAAAATGacgaatgaaatgaatgatcTGCGCATGCTGTACGAGGAACAGAACAGTCGGAACAACTTGCTGGAGAAGCGACAACGTAAATTCGATGCTGAGTGTCAAACGTTACAGGATAGCGCACGACAGGAGAAGCAAGCGAAAGAACGGCTCACCCGCGAGAAAGATGTACTGATGGCGGAGAAATGTAAACTAGAACAAACCGTATCCGACATCCGGCTTGAGTTGGAACTGAAGGATGAAAAGAACGCAGCGCTTCAGCATGAACTGGACGAAATGGCGTTCGGTGGTGGTACGGAGGAAGAGATTGCCCAGCTAAAGCGTCAGAAGATGGAGCTTGATCGGCGTTGTAAGGAGCAGGACGATGAGCTGGATGAGATGGCCGGCCAGATACAGTTGCTGGAGCAGGCGAAGCTTCGATTGGAAATGTCGCTTGAAACGAGCCGCAAGGAGTCACGCAAAGAAGCACAGCAGCGGGATGATGAGATGGAAGAGATCCGTGGCGCTTCGTACAAGAAGATAAAATCATTGGAATGTCAGCTGGAGCAGGAGCACGAGGAGCGCACGCAGCTGCTTCGTGACAAGCACGAGCTGGAACGCAAGCTGGCCAGTCTGGAGGATCAGGATCGTGCCGAACGGGCGGCCGAAGAAGCGATGGTGCAACGGTTAAAGCGTGATGCTCGCAAATATCGTGCCCTGCTGCGAGACGCCCAAAGTCAGCTGGATCGTGCGAAGGGTGACTCGGCAAGCAAAGCGCTTGTTCGACAGTTGCGCAACCAGCTGGAAGATGCGGAATCCGCGAGGGTAGGTGCACTGAAGGCACGGCAAGTGCTAGAAGGCGAGCTGCAGGATGCACAAATGTTGCTCGAGGAAACGCAACGGGCGCGCAACGAGGCGGAAGATAAGGCCACGATGGCACAGCGCGATCGGACGGAGCTGCAGGCGCAGATCGATGAAAACGAGGAGGAAATGGCGGAGCTGATGAAGAAGTACAGTGCCACGGTGAAGCAGCTGTCGAGCGAACAGTCGCTGATAGCGGAGTACGAGCTGCGGGTATCGGAGCTGGAGGGTGAGAAGAAGTCGCTCAAGGAGCAGGTCGTCGAGCTGGCGACCCGGCTTGAGAGTGTGGAAACCATCGGCGAACCGTCGAACAGTATGGCGTTCAAGCGGCTGGAGCTGCGCACCAAAGAGCTGGATTCGCGTCTCGAGTTCGAGCAGGCGACCCGCGCCCGCATCGAGATACAGCTAAACCGGCACAAGGATTCGTTGGAAAAGTTGCAGGGCGAGCTGATGCAGGCGAGAAACCGTGAATCGCAGGCACAGGACGCACTGAAAAAGGCGCAGAAGACGATCCGCGAGCTGCGGGATGAGCTATCGACGCTTGCGAACCGCGATCAGGAGGGACTGCTGAAGCGGAAGGAGCTCGAAAAACGCATCGAAACGGCCGAATCGGAGACGGCATCGGCGAGAGCGGATCTGCGGCTCGCACTACAACGAATAGCCGATCTGCAGCAGGCGATGGAAGAAGAGGGAGACTCATACCAATCGGACAG CGATACGAGCGATAGTTCGTCGTCGATGGATTCATTCCACGAGTCGACTGTAACACGCAAATCACCGAGCGTCGGCAGCGGAGATCATTTCGGTACAACAAATGGAGGCAGTAGCCGGGGAAGCATCGGTAGTCTGGCCAGCAGTACGCGGGATGGGCGTAAGGAAAGCAACAATCCAAG AATCACACTAACAATGGCTACTGGTTCCGAAGGCAGTCATCAGCCGGTAACGACAGCACCACCGAGCACGACAGCACCTGCAACAACGAGACTAAGCAACGGAAATGGCGAAGGCACGTTGGACGATTCGTCTTTCGCTTGA